The Rosa rugosa chromosome 1, drRosRugo1.1, whole genome shotgun sequence genomic sequence atgtATGTTTGTTTGACGAAGCCCACCCGAACTCCCGAATTATCGAAATCAAACTCCTCTTTGACTCTCCGATTATCTTCGTCCATCACAAACTCTcattcttcgtcttcttcttcttcccaaaaaGGTCTAAATTTCATActaaatttaattgttgaacACTTGAACTCTCAAGTTCTTATCTTCCTACTCCTGCATTCCCACACTTGTGCATAATTGTactaaaatttttttttgagctTCGCCCAAAGAGACACATGAATACATAGCCCACCCCATTTTTGAatcctagatccgccactgTCTCCAAGCATTGGCTTGGTCTCATCTCCGATCCCTAGCTTTTTTATTCGTTGCTTTCTATATCTCCAAAGTTACAACCAAAAGCCCATCATACGCGCTCTGATCTTTTTCGATACAGTGCATGAAAGGAAATTCTTTCCTATGTCCTTCGAGTTTATGGTGCCAAAAAAGTCCTGGTCTGACTTTAGTTATCTCCTTTGTTTTGAAGTTGCTTCTGAAGAAGGTGATCCCGTTGTGTTAGGAGCATATAATGACGTGGCATTGTGCTGCGCAAACCGGCATTACCTTTTTATACAATGTTTCACGAAGCTCGAGCTTTTGTGTTATTTATATCATTGAATGCAACATATGTAATGTTTGTATGCAagaattttctgattgtatAGACCCGAAACAACTCTTTAATTATGTGAATGCGGTTTAGGACGAAAGCTTTGGAAAAACATTGTTATCAACCGTCATATGTTATCAACTTATCATCATTCACATGATACAAATCAATAATGATTgaaccttttttattttttttaaggaagCGGTATAAGAGCTAACTCAGCGCCCTTATCCGAATTTATTAAAACAAGATACATAGCAAGGGGGGCTAAACCAAACCTTGCCAAGAGAAAATACAAAATTGCAAAGTACAGAAGATAACTAAGATCCTTTGAGAAGCGGGGGACTAGGCCAAGACCGCTTCCAAAACAAACATAGTACtaaaagacaagaaaaagaGGCACTCCTTATCTTTCATGCTTTTTCCACCCATAAAAGTAAGGCAACCCTTCCATTATGAAAAACGATAATTTGGAAAATCCAAATAATCAGCTTGTAGAAACTTGTGGAGCTCATTAGAAGGATTATCATACCAAGTAAACATTGCGTTTGAGATTCCCAGATTTGCCATCTTGTCAGCTACATCATTACCTTTTCTAAAAATATGACTACATCGAAAATTCATTTGATGTACTTTAGATAGACAATTGCGCCAACGAACTCTTAAATTCTATGGAGGAGAAAATGATCTAGAAGAGAAGCAAGCTACCACACTAATAGAATCACTTTCCAACCATAAATAGAACCCACCCTCTAGCATAGGCAATTTCGATAGCCAAGATAACAGCATAAAGTTCATAATAGAAGGAAGAATTCTAGCCAAGTGACTGACAAAAACTCCCTAAAAAACCACCTGAGGCATCTCGAAACACACCCTCGCAAGCTGCCGAGCCTGGATTGCCTTTTCCCAAACCATCAGTGTTTACTTTGACCCAAGGAAAAATTGGCCATTTTCAAAAAACATGGTGAACTTTGGGAGCCTTACCACGTTTAGGAACAATTCCAAGAGAAGACAATAATTGGGCATCCAAAACACCCTTACAGTGACCAGGAGCAAACAGACTAATTTGACGAATCCATGCCAAAATTGAACAACACATAGTAGAAAAGATAGGGAGACGATTATCAAACCTGAGCCTATTCCGAGCCTTCCATATTGCCATAAAAGTAAACATGCCAGCTGCTAGCCACAAATTAAAGAgctgagaagagaaaggctctTGACAATAGCTCACCCAAAAGTTCAACAAAGAGTcaacagaagaaaaagaagtaccAAATTGAGTAGCCAACCATCTCCAAACCCGTTGGGCAAAAGGGCAGTGTAAAAACAGATGTAATGATGATTCCGCAGAAGAATAGCATAACTGACAAATAGACACAATAGGAATCCCACCTATTTTCACTCGATCATCAGTAGGTAACCGATCAAATAGGATTCTCCAAACCAAGAAAGAGTAACGAGGGGGGATGAAAGACCGCCATAAATTAGAAGCCCAAACCTTCACACTTAGATGATGCCTCAAAAATTCATAACCGGCTGAGAAAGATAGCTCACCAGAGGAAGAAGGCTCCCAAATAAGCATATCTGACTCATCAGTAAGAGGGAGAACAATATCTGAAATCTGGCTAGCCAATCCCGGAAAAGTATGACAAAAGAAAGGAGGAAGTTGCCAGGAATGATGTGAAATAAAATCTGTCACCTGAAGATTGCTAAAATGGGACCAATTTGAGATACCCAAGGTTTCCAATATAGGAGCTTGAAGCCATTTATCCTTCTAAAATGACACAGATTTACCATTCCCAATCAACCATCGACAATTTTGAACAAAATGAGAAGCAATTGATCGAAAGCCTGGCCAAATGATTGAACTTTGCTATTGACTATTGTTGATGATTTAGCTTGTTAATTTGGTGCATGAAACAAACTTTTTCTAAAGGTTTTCTCTCTGTATCTTTTAGCATTTCTCGTTCttcattacatttttttttttttactttgtcaagggaaacccaaaggcttcctaggcccaagataaaccccttcggcgcatgtgaaatgctccaactgtgcattgcagcacagtgtctgaccactttgacagcttcggggttcgaacataggttggggagcacacacccaactaggcagaaatcactaggccacttgcagtggttctcGTTCTTCATTACATAGTTGCTCTTCAAAGtctgttacttttttttttgtggccaAACAAACTATATTGTtaatagaaaaaagaacaataaaGACCGGACAAAGGAGCCTAAAATTACATACCGCAAAGGAAAAGCAAACAATTAAGTCCAAACTACAtacacaaacaaaagaaaaactctACAGGCTAGGCATAAACCAGACGAATCCATAACCACCCAAACTCATTATCTGCAAGAAAGATAACGCTGAAACAGCGTCAGCACCGCCACAAAAGGAGCAAAAGCATCACGATCCGGCTCATTCCCTCTTTGCTCGCTTGAGGGAGTTCATGATCTTGTACGACCTAATTTGATATTTACATTTTAGCAGCCCACATTGTAGTGCATACGTATACTTATTCCACCACTCGACATAACAAATACCATTTACACATAAATGGCACTTTTGGCAACTTAAAACTTATCTCCAAGCTAGAGCTAACCAGTTAGAAATTACCGAGGCCCAGAGGACAATGACAACATGCCTTTCAATTAATATTTTCTCTGGCATGAACACATTTAAGTCAACTTAGAGTAACCAAGTGTGTTCTTTCTCTAAACAAAAATACATCATCATACCACTTTGTGCAATTGTACCAAATTCAACTATATAAGACAAATATCTAGTGCCTCTCCCACTTTAGCCCTAGAGAACGTATATAATTTATCTGCATGTGCTTAATTTCGTGCACTTCTCTTTGAGTCTTTAACCATCTCGATCACTCTGACTATAAATATACTTCTTCTACTTGGTACTTACCACTACTTGTCACACACTATTAGCTAAGCTAGTGATAATATAGTTAGAAATGGAGCACACCTATAAACTTCTTACCTATGTTACCTTGTTTTGCTTCTTGTTCATAAGCCCTCCTCTTGTCTCCTCTCAGCTTAATTATAGGTTCTATGATTCCTCTTGTCCCAACTTGAGCAAGATTGTTCAACAAGGCGTTTGGTCAGCTATTGCAAACGATTCTAGGATTGCAGCCTCACTCTTGCGGCTTCACTTCCATGATTGCTTTGTTAATGTAATATTGATCTCCCTTTTTATCGCTCTATTAGAATAGATTGaatcaaatatctcacatgaaATTCTAAATCTTTAGCGTACAACATGTTAGGCCTCCTGAACAATTTTTATTGGTATCAAGGTTGATGAACTGACTTTAGGACTCCTATTAAATGAAATATATATGATATTAGAGGAGACTATTCATTTGTTGAGTCTGTTATAGTTTATGTCGagatttttttagttaaataataaataaataacattttttttctttcataaaaataaataacattTGTTTTCTAATATTTAACAATATTTTTATATATACATGCCAAATCCAGTACATGCATTGTTTCTTGATTAATTTGTTCCATTTTGTGTAAAGCAGGGATGTGATGCATCTGTGTTACTTGATGATACTAGCACTCTTAAGGGGGAGAAAAATGCATTTCCCAACAAAGATTCAGCGAGAGGCTTTGAGGTGATTGACAAAATCAAGTCAAATTTGGAGGAAGCTTGCCCATCCACTGTTTCTTGTACTGATATACTCACCCTTGCAGCAACTTCAGCTGTTTACTTTGTAAGAACTTTACCATGCATTTTTTCATGAGAAAGTGAGTCGTGAGAGTTTTTTCGTTACACATTTTTTACGAGTTTTCTTCATCAGAGTGGAGGGCCATTTTGGCCTGTAGCCCTGGGTCGCCGAGACGGCACTACCGCAAGTGAAGATGCAGCTAATGATGATCTGCCATCACCATTTGAGCCCTTGGAAAACATCACTGCAAAGTTCACAGCCAAAGGCCTTAACATAAAGGATGTTGTTGTCCTCTCAGGTTTGGTTCCTGTTACCAAACGCATTCGTTATCGATACAATGGTACTTTTTAGTATAGTAGCTATATTCGTAGATGAACCCTCTCTGTACGTACAATGGTACTTTAAGTTCAAATtacttgtttttcttcttctttcttttttctttttaattttaagCAAACTACTCTCAACTGAGTCTCAAGTCTCGGCTACACTTGTTATCGATGCAGTGGTTACTCGAACAAAGTATATTAACCTAAACCCTATTTGCAGGTGCACACACTATTGGCTTTGCTCAATGCTTCACATTCAAGCCAAGACTATTCAACTTTGATGACTCTGGCAAACCAGACCCAACATTAGAGACATCATTTCTTACAAATCTACAAAGCGTGTGCCCAAATCAAGCTGACTCTGACACCAAACTGGCTCCACTGGATCCTGTCACTTCAACCAAGTTTGATAATGTTTACTTCAAAAGACTGGTGAACAATTCTGGGCTTCTCCAGTCGGACCAGGTCCTTATGGGGGACAATAGGACTGCTTCAATGGTTATCGGCTATAGCAGATTTCCTTATCTGTTTAACAAGGACTTTGGAGAATCCATGGTGAAGATGGCAAATATAGGTGTGCTCACTGGACAAAGTGGTCAAATCAGGAAGAATTGTAGGGTTGTGAACTAGAGAAAAGAACTTTGTTTAGCTAACTATGGGGTGGATCATGAGGGGCAttattggtgggactcttgccctccttgtgcttcggctgcctttgttcacaatctgcaaGGTTTACCGAATTTCCGTATTAACTAATTCTGTGGTGCTTGATAGACTTCATGAAAATGTGGGCTTGGGTTATGGTGGTTTCTGCTGCATGGTTGCTGATGAACTATAGGTGTGTTCCATATATGTGGTTGCTGCGTGGTCACATAAATATGCATGGTTACTGCATGTCCTTCTATCCATCAGTTTGTAACTATTGCTTAgtgctcactttgagtactttacttcattttgttctcagagaggttttggttcatgtccccctctctcttcttgtattttcttttcttttattaataacataaaatagagggataggcggtgggttcccggttgTGATGACCCCCTTTCTTTCGAGATTGTGGGTGGGTGTCAGTCACCCCAAACCGGCTAtcgcagaggaactaatatcgcctaatcatCTAtttaatttacaaaaaaaaaaaaaaaaactctgatGGCTGTAAGTGGTGTTGTAAAATGATGATGTTGAAAGTAACGAGTATCCAATAAGCATGCTACTTCTTTATACAAAAGTCTCACATCTATATGTACAAATTGGACTATTGGAGTTCGTTTCAaacaaggtttcaaatttctttgAAACTACCAAAATTTCagtaattttgaagtaccgaaatgaAATTCATaagctatatcatttccgttaGGAGTTTCATGAAATTTTCCGTATTTccgcgaaattcttaatttccgaaatatctacacacaaaatatatttaaaaattcacaccaaaattttgtccgaaatttctctgaaatttctgtgaaatttgTATGTCACCGACAATGAATTTTTTACTTCATACTTTCatagaaaaatatgaaattttgattttttttttcaatcaagttgaatgcaacaaaaaacctttttgcttttatcttctacaaagttgaatgctccaaccaCAACTTGATTCCcttttttgcttcgtctcaaatgTTGTATGCTTCATACAATGAAACCCCATATTgggtaattccacaatatctTATATATAGATTGCATGTGGGAAGAGATCAACACATATacacactacaaaaaagaattagaTTGGCTTCGGAAGTTTGCGTCGGCACACTTTTGCCGTCGCCAAAGACTGGCATTTCGCTTCGGCAAAGCTACACCGTCGCACGTCTTACGACCGAGTAGATATGCCGTCGCATGGGGGTAGCTAAAGATTAGAACTTGGCTTCGGCAAAGATCAGCTGTCGCAAGGTATGAAAAGTTTGCCACTGCAACATACATGCCGTCGCGTAAGAACTTAAGAAGGCTACGATGCTACGGGATTCTTTTAAGAAAATCTAATTTCGAATCGAAAAAGCCTCATTTTCTTCAACCCTCCTCCTCTCCCACAACCCTCTATATCCTTTTCTCCGTTCTTGTTCCAACTCACCAAATTGAGCTTCGAAGAACTTGGTTGCCATTGGGTTGATCTGGATCCAGATCCAGGGCTTATTCTTGTTTGTGTATTTCAATTAATTTTCTCGATCTCCTATTGTTCCTTTTCCATTATTGTTGAACTCTAGTCAACTAACATGCTTCAATTTCGTTGGCTGGGTTTCACTGCGAATTCCCCTTTCACTCTGGTTTGCTAAATGAGAAGCCTCCaatctctctcccccccccccccatcctTTATCACGACTATTCTCTGTGCATCCAATTTCACAACgaaaaaagaaaaccctagaTTTTTGGGGAAAATCAGAATGAATGTCAAGGACATCTTGGGTTTGCTCAAAACCATGCATCCCTTGTAGCGGGAGAAGAAATCGCGGCCTCTTGGACTCTTGGTTCGATTCAAAAATCTTCAAGCTTGGTAAGTTGTTCGCTGCCTTTCTCAGTTTCTCTTGGTTCGAATAATGAATGTACGAGTTTTACTATGATCAAATTGTATTATTGAGCTATTGACAGGTTGGATAGTTGGCTGTTTGAATGTTTTCCAGTTTTGGAATTTGAAGTTAGCTTACTGCCTTGCTCTGTATCTGACTTATCTGtttgaacttttgatgattTTGCATCTGTTTTGGATGGGAATTGAATATTTGTTTGCATATTGGATGCTAAATCTGTGTTTAGTAGTAAGTAGGAGAAAAATGGGGATGACCCAGTTTCGTAGTTCTGGCAATTTAGCATCAAAGATTGCAAAGATTCCTTTTTGGTCAACTAGGGGTCTTATGTTGTCGACTAGTTTAGAGGATGTGTATGGTGGTGATTGTGTTCTGGACTTGTTTGTTGATTGGACTTTGCTTACTGCCTTG encodes the following:
- the LOC133727346 gene encoding peroxidase 10-like, with the protein product MEHTYKLLTYVTLFCFLFISPPLVSSQLNYRFYDSSCPNLSKIVQQGVWSAIANDSRIAASLLRLHFHDCFVNGCDASVLLDDTSTLKGEKNAFPNKDSARGFEVIDKIKSNLEEACPSTVSCTDILTLAATSAVYFSGGPFWPVALGRRDGTTASEDAANDDLPSPFEPLENITAKFTAKGLNIKDVVVLSGAHTIGFAQCFTFKPRLFNFDDSGKPDPTLETSFLTNLQSVCPNQADSDTKLAPLDPVTSTKFDNVYFKRLVNNSGLLQSDQVLMGDNRTASMVIGYSRFPYLFNKDFGESMVKMANIGVLTGQSGQIRKNCRVVN